DNA from Desulfarculus baarsii DSM 2075:
GCTTCGCCGTCGCCACGGAGGCGCGATCGGCGGGAGACGGCCGCGAGGGGCCATGCTCCCGCTTTTTTGTTTGCGCGCGGCGTTGAAAATCTAGCGGGTGTGGCCGGGCAGGGTAATGGAGGCGCACGAGCCGCGTTCGCCGCAGGAGCGGCTCTGCACGCCGCCGGCCGGGCCGGCTGGCCCGCCGCCGCCGACGACCACCGACCCGGCGCTGATCAGGCGAGAGATCTCGGGGCTTTTACAAACGGGACACTGGGCGTTGAGGGCGTCGTCGCTTTTCATGCTCAGCAACTCGAACTCGTGGCCGCAGCCCTCGCAACGAAACTCGTAGATCGGCATTTGCATCCTCCCGCATGGTTGGGCCAAGTGTAGCGCCCGGCGCGGCCCCTGGCAAGCCGGGGCGGAAAGGCTCCCGACATGGACTGGACCATCGCCTCCTTCAACGTCAACGGCCTGCGGGCCCGGCTGGGCATCCTCGGCGACTGGCTGGCCCACAACCAGCCCGACGCCGTCTGCCTGCAAGAAACCAAGGTCCAGGACCAGGACTTTCCGCGCCAGGCCGTGGAGGAGTTGGGCTATCACGTGGCCTTTCACGGCCAGAAGAGCTACAACGGCGTCGCCATCCTCAGCAAACGGCCGGCCGACGAGCACGGTCACGGCTTTGGTGAGCTGTGGGACGACGATCAGGCCCGGCTGCTCTGGGCCAAGCTCGACGGCCTATGGGTGATAAACGTCTACGCGCCCCAGGGCCGCGACCCCTCCGACCCGGCCTTTGCCTACAAGCTGGAGTTTTTCCGTCGCCTGCGGGCCTGGCTGGAGGCCCGTTTCAGCCCTGGCGAGGCCCTGGTCTGCTGCGGCGACTTCAACGTCGCGCCCCAGGACATCGACCTCCACGACCCGGTCAAGCTGGCTGGGCAGGTGGGGTGCCACCCCGACGAACGAGCGGCCTACGCCAATGTGCTGGATTGGGGCCTGGAAGACGTCTTCCGGCGGCTGCATCCGGCGCAAAAGCAGTTCACGTTCTGGGATTATCGCCTGCGTGGGGCGCTCAGCCGCGACCTCGGCTGGCGCATCGACCACATCCTGGCCAGCGCCGGCCTGGCCCCGGCGTGCGGCCAGTGCCTGGTGGACATGGCCCCGCGCCGGCTGGAAAAGCCATCGGACCACACGCCGATCTTGGCCCGCTTCAGTCGATAGGCGCGGCGCGGACCTTGTTGCGGCCACGTTCCTTGGCCTGGTAGAGCGCCTTGTCGGCGGCGTCGAGCAACTGGCTGGCTTCCTGGCCCGGCCGCCATTGGGCCACGCCCAGGCTCACGGTGAAGCCGCCGATGGCCTCGAAAGGCGGAGCTTGCGAATTGGCCTGGGTGGTCCGCCTGATTTTTTCGGCCACCAAGAGCGCCTGATCCAACGGGCAATCCAACAACACGACCACGAACTCCTCGCCGCCCAGGCGGCCAAGCAGGTCGGTGTTGCGCACGCACTCCCGCAGCCAGCCGGAGAACAGGCGAAGGGCCTCGTCACCGGCCAGGTGGCCCAGGCGATCGTTGAGGCGTTTGAAGTGATCCAGGTCGGCCATGATGATCGAAAGCGGTGTTTCCGAACGCTGGCAGCGGCGGATTTCCTCCTCCAGGCGCTGGTGGGTGTAGCGATGGTTGAACAACGAGGTCAGGCCATCGGTGATGGAAAGCTCGGTGAGGCGATGGTTGGCGTCACGCAGGCGCTTGTTCAGGTCGTCGAGGTCGTTGCTGCGGGCCTCGGCCAGGGATTTTAGCTCCATGATGCGGCTGAGGTTGTCGATCATCTCGGCCACCAGGCCATAGTGCTCGATGGCCACGGCCAGGATCGTGCCCATGGAGCGCAAAAAGGTCAAGCGGTCAGGGTCGTCGCCCGGCGCGGCGTCGGCCGGCCACAGCACGCTCAATACGCCGATTTTGACATCGTAGCCATCCAGCGGCAGACAGGCCAGGCCGGCCAAGTGCAGCGCCGTCAATTCGGCGCGGCCCTGCTCGACCGCTTCGCCCCGGCGCATGGCCATGGCTTGAGCGGTGGAGCCCTCGGCCGACAGCTTGGCCCAGGAATGAATACGCACAGGGTCCAGGCCATGGCTGGCCACCAGGTTCAAGGCCTGATCGTCGCCATCGACCAGATGCAGGCAGGCCATGACGCCTGGCAAGGCGATGCAAATCTCGGCCAAGGCCTGATCGAAAATGGTGCTTACATCCAGTTCGGAATGCTTGGCCATTGCCGCGACAGTGCGGCCCACAGCCTCCATTTTGGCCCTCAGGCCAGCCAATAATGATGTTTCGTTAGCCTGATTCAACGCGCGGTGTCTTTCAGCCCGAGGTTGCGTGGCCACCTCATTATTAAGCCGCGGCGGCCGTTGTGATGGTTGAGGCGTGGCTCATTGCTAAAATTATAATATTATGCGCCTCGGCGCGCACATCTTTCTGGCGTCGCGCCGCGCCGCATCGTGGGCATGGTTGCATGCTAAAGCACATCGGCCTTGGCGCGTCAATGGCCAAAGCATGAAAACGATCTCGACATGCCGCTAGTAAAATATGTAGGTCAAAAACCGGGCAATCCGCCGTGCGGGTGAGGGCAAATCGTTTTTTGCGCGACATGATTGCTTCGCCACGACATTCTCGCCTGGGCCGTGAACCGGCGGCTACACACTGCGTTCGACGAACAATTCCGCCATCGCCAACGGCCAACGTCAACTAATGACTTCCAATATGGCCCGATGAGCCGTGCGGTCCACTACGCGAAAAATATACGTCCCGCTGTTTTGACGCGCCGCGCAACGGCCATTCGCCGTTTTTTGGCTTCATGAAGCCGGCGAGTGCTTTGACATTTTTGCACTTGCAAATGTTTCC
Protein-coding regions in this window:
- a CDS encoding FmdB family zinc ribbon protein; the encoded protein is MPIYEFRCEGCGHEFELLSMKSDDALNAQCPVCKSPEISRLISAGSVVVGGGGPAGPAGGVQSRSCGERGSCASITLPGHTR
- the xth gene encoding exodeoxyribonuclease III, whose protein sequence is MDWTIASFNVNGLRARLGILGDWLAHNQPDAVCLQETKVQDQDFPRQAVEELGYHVAFHGQKSYNGVAILSKRPADEHGHGFGELWDDDQARLLWAKLDGLWVINVYAPQGRDPSDPAFAYKLEFFRRLRAWLEARFSPGEALVCCGDFNVAPQDIDLHDPVKLAGQVGCHPDERAAYANVLDWGLEDVFRRLHPAQKQFTFWDYRLRGALSRDLGWRIDHILASAGLAPACGQCLVDMAPRRLEKPSDHTPILARFSR
- a CDS encoding GGDEF domain-containing protein, with amino-acid sequence MEAVGRTVAAMAKHSELDVSTIFDQALAEICIALPGVMACLHLVDGDDQALNLVASHGLDPVRIHSWAKLSAEGSTAQAMAMRRGEAVEQGRAELTALHLAGLACLPLDGYDVKIGVLSVLWPADAAPGDDPDRLTFLRSMGTILAVAIEHYGLVAEMIDNLSRIMELKSLAEARSNDLDDLNKRLRDANHRLTELSITDGLTSLFNHRYTHQRLEEEIRRCQRSETPLSIIMADLDHFKRLNDRLGHLAGDEALRLFSGWLRECVRNTDLLGRLGGEEFVVVLLDCPLDQALLVAEKIRRTTQANSQAPPFEAIGGFTVSLGVAQWRPGQEASQLLDAADKALYQAKERGRNKVRAAPID